In one window of Zygosaccharomyces rouxii strain CBS732 chromosome E complete sequence DNA:
- a CDS encoding isopenicillin N synthase family dioxygenase (conserved hypothetical protein) — translation MNMSFGSIPVIDLGQAFDNETKPKFLENLRHALITVGFLRLTNFGNYGPTTQDFQNITQQGIEFFELPEEEKKKVEMINSPHFLGYTKLGNEITSGKIDWREQIDLATELPAPTKDGPLYKQLEGPNLWPDERVLPYFKLTMTSYIDKMSRLSSIFTKLVAESIGLSPNALDTYFKENQQCKMKIVAYPADTHYRNDVEAVQGVGPHKDSDFLTFVYQASDHKDTLQVQNFKGEWISVDNIPGSLVVNVGQTLEAITCGVCKATIHQVLRPRKGSGTRLSIPFFRTVDLESKESAVSNISHDVWKLKEERDKTIDRWGIDTGFQYRPDFSQHPAGYAVFRNRIKSHRDVAAKWYPELLAKVLTEIA, via the coding sequence ATGAATATGTCATTCGGTTCAATTCCTGTGATTGATTTGGGGCAGGCGTTTGACAACGAGACTAAGCCAAAGTTCCTAGAAAATCTTCGCCATGCCCTTATAACTGTGGGATTTTTACGTTTGACCAACTTTGGTAATTATGGTCCAACAACACAAGACTTTCAAAACATCACACAGCAGGGAATAGAGTTTTTCGAACTTccagaggaagaaaagaagaaagtcGAAATGATCAACTCACCTCACTTTTTAGGATACACAAAATTGGGCAATGAAATAACATCAGGTAAAATCGATTGGAGAGAGCAAATAGACCTTGCAACGGAGCTCCCTGCACCTACTAAGGACGGACCCCTGTACAAACAGCTGGAAGGTCCAAATTTATGGCCTGATGAGAGGGTCTTGCCCTATTTTAAACTCACAATGACTAGTTACATTGACAAAATGAGCAGACTGTCCAGCATTTTCACCAAACTTGTAGCTGAATCAATTGGTCTTTCCCCAAATGCTCTGGATAcatattttaaagaaaatcaaCAATGCAAAATGAAGATCGTTGCTTATCCAGCTGATACTCACTATAGGAATGATGTTGAAGCAGTACAAGGAGTCGGACCTCATAAGGACTCCGACTTCTTAACTTTTGTGTACCAGGCCTCTGATCATAAGGATACTTTACaagttcaaaatttcaaggGAGAGTGGATATCTGTAGACAATATTCCAGGAAGCCTAGTCGTCAATGTGGGGCAGACATTAGAAGCCATTACTTGTGGTGTGTGTAAAGCTACTATACATCAGGTTTTGAGACCTAGGAAAGGGTCGGGAACGAGGTTATCTATTCCTTTTTTCCGGACTGTGGATTTGGAGTCTAAAGAAAGCGCCGTCTCAAACATTTCGCATGATGTTTGGAAATTAAAAGAGGAAAGAGATAAAACCATAGATCGCTGGGGAATAGACACAGGTTTTCAATATCGACCAGATTTTTCTCAGCATCCGGCTGGCTATGCAGTATTTCGTAACAGGATCAAATCGCATCGTGATGTCGCCGCTAAATGGTATCCGGAACTTCTTGCAAAAGTTTTGACTGAAATTGCATGA
- a CDS encoding uncharacterized protein (conserved hypothetical protein), producing the protein MEGIKRHFDKWKITNRFGYTAMWKNSDLESEADLVSLSKREGDKENFEAKDLDEVSSTLDDDGKAYGEQYRTCSWLHTTGLILSEYIVLAIMSFPWSYSVLGLFPGLLLTVFVALTTLYTGLIIAEFCEKFPHLRNICDIGQVLFGGYRWAWYATAICFLLNNALIQGLHVLVGAKYLNTITNHSVCTVGFAGITAIISLVFSLPRKFISMSFLGYFATITMFVSVILAMVFAGVQSHPYGYDGTPVVYKAFPVKGTTYVSGMGAFLNIIYTFVGQVTYPQFIAEMKNPKDFKKVLWVVCISQIVLYGLVGSIVYVYVGEKYMSAPAYGSLIRAFKIISFSFCVPTIVYAGALYANVSAKFLFFTFFENKPGYVYSYSLKSWLVWFVILVVLWAVAFVIAEVIPFFSDLLSLMSSLFDCWFGFVFWGLAYIRLRKHEYGEAFSFRNLTFKQKINFILSYCLIGIGLYILGPGLYASVQSIINSYKADLYGTVFSCASNGI; encoded by the coding sequence ATGGAAGGTATTAAAAGACACTTTGACAAGTGGAAAATTACCAATAGATTCGGCTATACCGCgatgtggaaaaattctgaTTTAGAGTCTGAAGCAGACCTTGTGTCGCTGAGTAAAAGAGAAGGTGATaaagagaattttgaagCCAAGGATCTGGATGAGGTGAGTAGTACGTTAGATGATGACGGAAAAGCGTATGGAGAACAGTATAGAACATGTTCGTGGTTACACACGACGGGGCTAATCCTATCTGAGTATATTGTGTTGGCCATTATGTCATTTCCGTGGTCATATTCGGTTCTTGGATTGTTTCCAGGGTTGCTCCTGACTGTATTCGTTGCACTGACGACGTTGTACACAGGTCTGATAATAGCAGAAttttgtgaaaaattcccCCATCTGAGAAATATCTGTGATATTGGACAAGTCCTGTTTGGGGGTTATAGATGGGCCTGGTATGCTACGGCAATCTGTTTTTTGCTGAATAATGCTTTGATCCAGGGTTTGCATGTCTTGGTTGGTGCCAAGTATTTGAATACAATTACGAATCATTCGGTTTGCACGGTGGGGTTTGCTGGTATAACAGCTATCATATCGTTGGTTTTTTCCTTACCGAGAAAGTTTATCTCCATGTCATTCCTTGGATATTTTGCCACTATAACAATGTTTGTTTCAGTCATACTTGCGATGGTATTCGCTGGTGTACAGTCTCATCCATATGGATACGATGGTACTCCCGTTGTGTATAAGGCATTCCCTGTAAAAGGAACTACTTATGTTAGTGGTATGGGAGCTTTTCTGAATATTATCTACACTTTTGTGGGTCAAGTTACATATCCCCAGTTCATTGCTGagatgaaaaatccaaaggATTTCAAGAAAGTACTGTGGGTCGTTTGTATTTCCCAGATAGTGCTATATGGGTTGGTTGGTTCCATCGTTTACGTAtatgttggtgaaaaatacaTGTCAGCTCCAGCATATGGGTCATTAATAAGAGCATTTAAGATCATATCATTTTCGTTCTGTGTCCCGACCATCGTGTACGCTGGGGCCTTATATGCCAACGTTTCTgccaaatttcttttttttacattctttgaaaataaGCCAGGGTACGTTTATTCGTATTCGCTAAAAAGTTGGTTGGTATGGTTTGTTATATTAGTGGTTTTATGGGCTGTAGCCTTTGTGATTGCTGAGGttattccatttttttcgGATTTATTATCTCTTATGTCTTCTCTATTCGACTGTTGGTTTGGTTTCGTCTTTTGGGGACTTGCTTACATTAGGTTGAGAAAACACGAGTATGGTGAAGCTTTTTCTTTCAGGAACTTAACTTTCAAGCagaagatcaatttcattttgtCGTACTGTTTGATAGGTATAGGGTTGTATATTTTGGGACCCGGATTATACGCATCTGTGCAGAGTATCATCAATAGCTATAAGGCGGATCTTTATGGTACTGTTTTTAGTTGCGCTTCTAATGGGATTTAG
- a CDS encoding uncharacterized protein (weakly similar to uniprot|P38723 Saccharomyces cerevisiae YHL048W COS8 Nuclear membrane protein member of a family of conserved often subtelomerically-encoded proteins regulation suggests a potential role in the unfolded protein response) → MTTTGIYRSSKHKPKLNVEMPTGHGEGDPILPVYSFRNSFTWTLHEASRNSPLIFALPFLLGIALASFGRKEAICLIVIGLLIIILADWPPLHKNYVLSQNKELFSTIVLAVDPGVEATKWREAASKMNTALYEQGFWKTLNFFFNEKECRDGFREHVLKLLPSSEASKRYQQAISKLFMSFLEDVPSEFDILPRYRFYEYFSNKCFMFGVLMLAISSAIGIPDEAKRTMYSIYAYGTVKYLYGAIQGKQFSFLDVVPRVKFLATIMHFAPGSDISKCDEIAGHMNYYLSSKKDWDIPRGCFNEGKDCLNFYKTAFEPLINRNKRGGYLELEDIVLETNKLCGKNTTKIIE, encoded by the coding sequence ATGACAACAACAGGCATCTATCGTTCTTCTAAACACAAACCTAAGTTAAACGTGGAAATGCCCACTGGACATGGAGAAGGAGATCCCATTTTACCGGTGTACTCTTTCAGAAACTCTTTTACCTGGACACTTCATGAGGCATCTAGAAACAGTCCGTTAATATTTGCATTACCTTTTCTTTTAGGAATTGCTCTGGCatcttttggaagaaaagaagcGATTTGTCTTATTGTTATCGGTCTTCTGATCATTATTTTAGCAGATTGGCCCCCATTGCATAAGAATTATGTTCTATCCCAAAACAAAGAATTGTTCAGCACCATCGTCTTAGCGGTGGACCCCGGTGTAGAGGCTACAAAATGGAGAGAAGCGGCATCAAAAATGAACACTGCTCTTTATGAACAAGGTTTCTGGAAAACActgaatttctttttcaacGAAAAAGAGTGCCGAGACGGATTTAGAGAGCATGTCCTGAAActtttaccttcttctGAAGCCTCGAAGCGCTATCAACAAGCTATTTCCAAACTTTTTATGAGTTTCTTGGAGGATGTGCCTTcagaatttgatattttacCAAGGTATAGGTTCTATGAATACTTCTCGAATAAATGCTTTATGTTTGGGGTATTGATGCTGGCGATTTCTTCCGCAATTGGTATCCCAGACGAAGCCAAAAGAACGATGTATTCTATTTATGCATACGGCACAGTCAAGTATCTTTATGGTGCAATCCAAGGTAAACAGTTTTCATTCCTCGACGTTGTTCCAAGAGTAAAATTTTTGGCGACTATAATGCATTTTGCTCCTGGTAGTGATATCAGCAAGTGCGATGAAATCGCTGGACACATGAACTATTACTTAAGTAGCAAAAAAGACTGGGATATTCCGCGAGGGTGCTTTAATGAGGGAAAAGATTGcttgaatttttacaaaactGCGTTCGAACCTTTAATCAATAGAAACAAGCGTGGTGGCTACCTTGAACTTGAGGATATCGTTCTCGAAACCAATAAATTATGTGGAAAAAATACAACAAAAATTATAgaataa
- a CDS encoding uncharacterized protein (similar to uniprot|P36087 Saccharomyces cerevisiae YKL070W Hypothetical ORF), whose translation MYIPKQYNVDDIEKQVQIIKDYPLGTLFSSRPVSKGLFGFGKGDESEQPDSDMCASHIPFFFVESPEGKHKLIAHLSAKNQHANQLENTSKCLVTFQSVDSYISPSWYPLKEKTHKFVPTWDFAAVHVYGTPKIIRGDKEWLLKMLNLLTNQEEGKRPEGEEFKAKWKVSDAPESFLDGKLKGIIGLEIDITHMESKFKFDQDSSQINVDGVISNLENEVGGDKGGDMAKFTKECYPDRK comes from the coding sequence ATGTACATTCCTAAGCAATATAACGTCGACGACATTGAGAAACAGGTCCAAATAATTAAGGACTATCCGCTGGGTACTCTATTCTCTTCGAGACCTGTGTCGAAGGGATTGTTCGGTTTCGGAAAAGGTGATGAATCTGAGCAGCCTGATTCCGATATGTGTGCTAGTCACATTccctttttctttgtagaATCTCCCGAGGGGAAGCACAAGCTAATTGCTCATCTTTCGGCGAAGAATCAGCATGCAAACCAGCTAGAGAACACTTCCAAGTGCTTAGTGACCTTCCAAAGTGTAGATTCCTACATTTCACCATCCTGGTATCCTCTCAAAGAGAAAACGCACAAATTCGTTCCCACATGGGATTTTGCAGCAGTCCATGTCTATGGGACACCAAAAATAATACGCGGAGATAAAGAATGGCTTCTAAAGATGTTGAACCTTCTGACGAACCAGGAAGAGGGAAAGCGTCCTGAAGGTGAGGAATTCAAGGCCAAATGGAAAGTGTCGGATGCACCGGAATCATTTCTGGATGGAAAGCTAAAAGGTATAATTGGGTTGGAAATCGACATTACCCACATGGAATCTAAATTCAAGTTTGATCAGGACAGTAGCCAGATCAACGTAGATGGTGTTATATCAAATCTCGAAAATGAGGTTGGGGGAGATAAAGGTGGAGATATGGCGAAATTCACAAAGGAATGCTATCCCGACAGGAAATAA
- a CDS encoding aspartate aminotransferase family protein (similar to uniprot|P18544 Saccharomyces cerevisiae YOL140W ARG8): MQQNCIQMNDSLELYKNYPQKNLQENCKNLLGYGPNFVPAVITRAKGSFIYAGDEKILDFTSGQMSTLLGHGQPEVSETIARHAYQLDHLYSGMLSPPVLELAEKLTGLLPGGLERAMFLSTGSEANEAAIKLAKTYTGKFEIVGLSLSWHGMTGASNATTYQDGRKNQGPMIPGNLVLPAPNTYRSIFRKPDGSYDWETEMDYGFGLIDAASVGSLAAVIVEPVLSSGGMLVLPDGYLKRLKMHCERRGMLLIVDEAQTAFGRCGALFGFEAHGVVPDILSLSKTLGNGIPLSAVVTSNKIADKTASEHFLFYTTHVNDPLPCAVGSKVIDIVIRDNLVQNSTNMGDLFRSEIALLQKKYDQIGDIRGRGLMTGVEIIDPKTKEADVKLAGQLADKMMELGLSANLIRVPAFGGVFRIAPPITISREEIMLGASIFAQSFKEVLG; encoded by the coding sequence ATGCAGCAAAATTGTATACAAATGAATGATTCACTAGAGTTGTACAAGAATTATCCtcaaaaaaatttgcaaGAAAACTGCAAAAATCTGCTGGGTTATGGACCAAACTTTGTTCCAGCAGTTATTACACGAGCCAAAGGATCTTTCATCTATGCGggtgatgaaaaaatccTGGATTTTACTTCCGGTCAGATGTCTACATTACTAGGACATGGTCAGCCTGAAGTTAGTGAGACAATTGCTCGACATGCTTATCAATTGGACCACTTGTACAGCGGCATGCTGTCTCCTCCGGTCTTAGAGTTGGCAGAAAAACTCACGGGACTACTGCCTGGAGGGTTAGAAAGGGCCATGTTCTTGAGCACTGGATCTGAGGCAAATGAGGCTGCTATCAAATTGGCCAAGACATATACCGGTAAGTTTGAGATTGTGGGATTATCGTTGTCTTGGCATGGGATGACAGGTGCATCGAATGCTACCACTTACCAGGATGGTCGCAAAAATCAGGGTCCGATGATTCCAGGAAATTTGGTTTTACCTGCCCCTAATACGTATAGATCTATTTTCCGCAAACCAGATGGATCCTACGATTGGGAAACAGAGATGGACTATGGATTCGGTTTGATCGATGCCGCTTCTGTGGGGTCTTTAGCCGCGGTTATTGTTGAGCCCGTTTTGAGTTCTGGTGGTATGCTTGTGCTTCCCGATGgttatttgaaaagattgaaaatgCATTGTGAGAGGAGGGGAATGCTTTTGATTGTGGATGAAGCGCAAACGGCGTTTGGGAGATGCGGTGCATTGTTTGGATTTGAAGCGCATGGTGTAGTTCCCGACATCTTGTCCCTGAGTAAAACTCTGGGGAATGGTATACCGTTATCGGCAGTTGTTACTTCGAACAAGATAGCAGACAAAACTGCTTCTGAACACTTTTTGTTCTATACTACACATGTGAACGATCCTTTACCATGTGCAGTTGGATCTAAAGTGATTGATATTGTTATCCGTGACAATTTAGTTCAAAACTCTACAAATATGGGGGATCTTTTCAGATCTGAAATAGCACTTCTACAAAAGAAATACGATCAAATTGGAGACATTAGAGGTCGTGGGTTGATGACTGGAGTTGAAATTATTGATCCAAAAACTAAGGAGGCTGATGTAAAGTTAGCAGGTCAATTGGCTGACAAAATGATGGAGTTAGGACTTTCTGCAAATTTGATACGTGTTCCtgcatttggtggtgtCTTTAGAATAGCTCCACCGATTACCATTTCACGGGAGGAGATTATGCTAGGAGCTTCAATCTTTGCTCAAAGTTTCAAAGAAGTCCTAGGATGA
- the QCR2 gene encoding ubiquinol--cytochrome-c reductase subunit 2 (highly similar to gnl|GLV|KLLA0B03564g Kluyveromyces lactis KLLA0B03564g and similar to YPR191W uniprot|P07257 Saccharomyces cerevisiae YPR191W QCR2 40 kDa ubiquinol cytochrome-c reductase core protein 2) has translation MLSSATRLQFAKQAARRYTVSATDGAGKVSSLAVKVHGGSRYATKDGISHLLSRFNFHNTSGKSALRLVRESELLGGGFESKVDREFITLSATFLKEDLPYYVNALGNVLYKTSFRPYELPESVLPAAKHDLELHNICPVRRAEDLLYNITYRRGLGNPVHYDGVEKVTLDDIKEFASKVYTKENIDIVGEGVNESDLKKFVADSLLNSLPSGTSLVSTATPKTSINKENRARHAGQSAAAIAIPVSKQDFAQYEALARYLTSPLSQLAPSIFKAKLDKQSTTGLFVLSVKGADADTVSANIKNVVSQLKQGVNLSSAKDYVSLQYAIEADTVVSPTPLNFDSIKNFKLGDFNYVAVGDVSKLPYADEL, from the coding sequence ATGCTTTCCTCTGCTACTAGACTACAATTTGCCAAGCAAGCCGCTAGACGTTACACCGTTAGTGCCACTGATGGTGCTGGCAAAGTTTCATCGCTTGCCGTTAAAGTTCACGGTGGTTCTCGTTACGCTACCAAAGATGGTATTTCACATCTATTGTCTCGTTTCAATTTCCATAACACCAGTGGTAAATCAGCCCTAAGATTGGTTAGAGAATCCGAATTacttggtggtggatttgAATCCAAGGTTGATAGAGAATTTATTACTCTATCTGCTACTTTcttgaaagaagatttgCCTTACTATGTGAATGCATTGGGTAACGTCCTTTACAAAACTTCTTTCAGACCATATGAATTACCAGAATCTGTTTTGCCAGCCGCTAAGCACGATTTGGAGCTGCATAACATCTGCCCCGTCAGAAGAGCTGAAGACTTGCTTTACAACATTACTTACAGACGCGGTCTAGGTAATCCAGTCCATTACGATGGTGTGGAAAAGGTTACCCTAGATGatatcaaagaatttgcaTCAAAGGTTTACACCAAGGAAAATATCGACATTGTTGGTGAAGGTGTTAACGAAAgcgatttgaaaaaattcgtCGCAGATTCTCTGTTGAACTCTTTACCTTCTGGTACTTCCTTGGTCTCCACTGCCACTCCAAAGACATCTATTAACAAGGAAAACAGAGCTAGACATGCTGGTCAATCTGCTGCTGCCATTGCTATTCCAGTGTCTAAACAAGATTTCGCTCAATACGAAGCTTTGGCCCGCTACTTGACTTCTCCTCTATCCCAATTGGCTCCATCTATTTTCAAGGCTAAATTGGATAAACAAAGCACTACTGGCCTATTCGTATTGTCCGTTAAAGGTGCCGATGCCGACACTGTTTCCGCAAACATCAAGAACGTCGTTTCCCAATTGAAACAAGGTGTGAATCTATCTTCTGCTAAGGATTACGTTTCTTTGCAATACGCTATTGAAGCTGATACCGTTGTTTCTCCAACTCCACTAAACTTTGACTCCATCAAGAACTTCAAGTTAGGTGACTTTAACTACGTTgctgttggtgatgtttCCAAATTGCCATACGCTGATGAATTGTAA
- the ATP7 gene encoding F1F0 ATP synthase subunit d (highly similar to uniprot|P30902 Saccharomyces cerevisiae YKL016C ATP7 Subunit d of the stator stalk of mitochondrial F1F0 ATP synthase which is a large evolutionarily conserved enzyme complex required for ATP synthesis), which produces MSLAKPAASKLDWAKVISTLKLTGKTATELSGFKKRNDEARRVLFELQAQPVDVDFSHYRSVLKNRAVVDQIEQSVKAFKPVTVDASKQLSTIEAFEAQALNNAKETETLVAKELKDLQETLKNIESARPFDDLTVDDLAKVRPEIDAKVEEMVKKGKWDVPGYKEKFGDLTVM; this is translated from the coding sequence ATGTCTCTCGCCAAACCTGCTGCTAGTAAGCTTGACTGGGCTAAAGTTATTTCCACTTTGAAATTAACTGGTAAGACTGCCACCGAATTGTCCGGCTTCAAAAAGAGAAATGACGAAGCAAGAAGAGTTTTATTCGAACTGCAAGCTCAACCAGTTGATGTCGATTTCTCCCACTACCGTTCCGTTTTGAAGAATAGAGCAGTTGTTGACCAAATCGAACAATCCGTCAAGGCCTTCAAACCTGTTACCGTTGACGCTTCCAAACAACTATCTACCATTGAAGCATTTGAAGCCCAAGCTTTGAACAACGCAAAGGAAACCGAAACCCTTGTTGCCAAGGAATTGAAGGATCTACAAGAGACTCTAAAGAACATCGAATCCGCAAGAccatttgatgatttgactgttgatgatttggcAAAGGTTAGACCAGAAATCGATGCCAAGGTTGAAGAAATGGTTAAGAAGGGTAAATGGGATGTGCCAGGTTACAAGGAGAAATTTGGCGATTTGACTGTTATGTAA
- the PUT3 gene encoding Put3p (similar to uniprot|P25502 Saccharomyces cerevisiae YKL015W PUT3 Positive regulator of PUT (proline utilization) genes zinc-finger transcription factor of the Zn(2)-Cys(6) binuclear cluster domain type), translating to MQREYLGEEIGEKYDTGDEDTPSSSGSAGYVRKPPRRSTLACVRCRRKHVKCPGGDPCSKCSAARIACEYLEPNKKLTVSMKYLQQLQENLADLKRENVKLQSIVNTVNSDVTESKIKERATTNGDETAIDASSYKEVPLDEGHGAYDIEKETTDDVDPPVSGDEMELVSNFAQRSGRLVESRTGQRYFVGSSSMTLFGLEIQSLLSKYLSHKGGNEDENTLPNNEDYNENPLLQGPQSNLDQIDVLQEEGNAYKIVLNKNEGNDDISVNFTLPSYSYAIFLVDTFITYNDGCFYFFNEGMVKHGLKIAYEGGAFYNDRTLQTIWFCKVLLIFAIGEMYLGTSNNVNGNKIKDTAKLPGSGFFEEASQIFSCLFSSGRIESVTKEGGIEVMLLYAFYLQVADCTVASYFYFGQALRACLISGMHVDAQRDNLTRFELEHRRRLWWTVYMFERMLSSKAGLPLSFTDNTISTELPGDFDMSKPPPGCEHYIFPEAEYIINCVKIVRINAQILNKLYQRQPNTNILAALKSVVKQLLQWRNNLPSFLQVDFTEKHLKISRLCANLFTEYFQGMNLAIRPLLFHFASVQLKKFRGSNTYINLQNYSSTISALLNCSLQASVNTIRSLWALMDQNMVALFGYMDREYLFTASCTLVLFNAAFGIHEQTYEHLDHALNIFTKMRNLGNNPAGLRRSQLLTLMANFDFHGIMKDMICAHNDSLKPDTQYDAHNFRNVNIVSQTMTDSASLSDIINATLAKSSQINLTKKETQIIEKNSNQFDPLNTADDGELQVLLDKMTKVSQTDNKLWKEISDQAMWLGSAMDPAIAPGNEMDFGQGKGSNF from the coding sequence ATGCAAAGAGAATATTTAGGAGaggaaattggtgaaaaatacGATACTGGTGATGAGGATACGCCGAGCAGTTCGGGTAGTGCAGGATACGTAAGGAAACCTCCCAGAAGGTCTACTTTAGCGTGTGTTAGATGCCGTAGAAAACATGTGAAGTGCCCCGGCGGTGACCCATGCTCGAAGTGTTCGGCTGCCAGAATTGCCTGTGAATATTTGGAGCCTAATAAGAAATTAACAGTTTCAATGAAGTATTTGCAACAACTGCAAGAAAATTTGGCTGACTTAAAAAGGGAGAATGTTAAATTACAATCGATAGTAAACACGGTGAATTCCGATGTAACAGAGTCCAAAATTAAGGAAAGAGCTACAACTAATGGAGATGAGACAGCAATTGATGCTAGCTCATATAAGGAAGTACCACTTGACGAAGGCCATGGTGCTtatgatattgaaaaggagaCTACAGACGATGTGGATCCACCAGTTTCGggtgatgaaatggaaCTCGTTTCGAATTTTGCTCAACGTAGTGGTAGATTGGTAGAATCGCGAACGGGCCAGCGGTATTTCGTTGGGTCATCTTCCATGACACTTTTCGGACTTGAAATTCAGTCTTTGTTATCAAAGTATTTATCACATAAAGGTGggaatgaagatgaaaatactTTACCTAATAATGAAGATTATAATGAAAATCCTTTATTACAGGGGCCACAGTCGAATTTGGATCAGATAGACGTTctacaagaagaaggtaatGCTtataaaattgttttgaaTAAAAACGAAggtaatgatgatatttcTGTTAATTTCACCCTACCATCATACTCATATGCCATATTTTTAGTTGATACTTTTATCACTTATAATGATGGTTGCttttatttcttcaacGAAGGTATGGTAAAGCATGGATTGAAAATTGCCTACGAAGGTGGTGCATTCTACAACGATCGTACTTTGCAAACTATTTGGTTTTGTAAAGTGTTATTGATCTTTGCCATTGGTGAAATGTACTTGGGAACTTCCAATAACGTAAATGGGAATAAGATCAAGGATACTGCTAAACTACCAGGATCGGGTTTCTTCGAAGAAGCCTCTCAGATTTTTAGTTGTCTTTTTTCCAGTGGTCGTATTGAAAGTGTCACTAAAGAAGGTGGTATTGAAGTTATGCTTCTGTATGCGTTTTATTTACAAGTGGCAGACTGTACAGTGGCATcctatttttattttggtCAAGCCTTGAGAGCTTGTCTCATATCGGGGATGCATGTAGATGCACAAAGAGATAATTTAACCAGATTCGAATTGGAACATCGAAGGAGACTTTGGTGGACTGTTTATATGTTTGAAAGAATGCTAAGTAGTAAAGCTGGTCTCCCTCTTAGCTTTACGGATAATACTATTTCTACAGAGTTACCGGGCGATTTTGATATGAGTAAACCGCCCCCCGGTTGTGAACACTACATTTTCCCTGAAGCTGAATACATTATCAACTGTGTGAAAATCGTTCGAATCAATGCccaaattttaaacaaaTTATACCAGCGTCAACCAAATACTAATATTCTTGCAGCATTAAAGAGTGTAGTCAAGCAACTTTTACAATGGAGAAATAATCTTCCCAGTTTTTTGCAAGTGGATTTTACCGAAAAACATTTGAAGATCTCACGACTCTGTGCTAATTTATTCACAGAATATTTTCAAGGTATGAATTTGGCCATCAGACCCCTTCTATTCCATTTTGCCTCCGTacagttgaaaaaatttagaGGTAGTAACACTTACATCAACTTACAAAATTACTCAAGTACAATTTCTGCGCTTCTCAATTGTTCCTTACAGGCATCAGTCAATACCATTAGGTCACTTTGGGCGCTTATGGACCAAAACATGGTTGCGCTATTCGGGTATATGGACAGAGAATATTTGTTTACCGCCTCTTGTACCCTTGTGTTGTTTAATGCAGCTTTTGGGATTCATGAACAAACTTATGAGCATTTGGATCATGCTTTAAATATTTTCACTAAGATGAGAAACCTGGGTAATAATCCTGCTGGTCTAAGAAGGAGTCAGCTACTAACATTGATGGCTAACTTTGACTTCCATGGAATAATGAAGGATATGATTTGTGCTCATAATGACTCGTTGAAACCAGATACACAGTACGACGCCCATAATTTTAGAAATGTTAATATCGTTTCTCAAACTATGACAGATTCTGCATCGTTGTCAGATATCATCAATGCAACTTTGGCCAAATCATCACAAATAAATTTGACCAAGAAAGAAACCCAAAttatagaaaaaaatagcAATCAATTTGATCCCCTGAACACAGCCGATGATGGTGAACTGCAAGTTCTGCTTGATAAGATGACGAAAGTAAGTCAAACGGATAATaaactttggaaagaaatttcagatCAAGCTATGTGGTTAGGTAGTGCTATGGACCCAGCTATTGCCCCAGGGaatgaaatggattttggacaaggaaaaggttcaaatttttaa